The Deinococcus detaillensis DNA window CGTGGCCCACTTGGACGGCGAACTCATCGGTACTCAGCGCCAGATCAGCGTCGAGCTTGTGGCGGGAGCTGTGCAGCTTTTATCGGCTCCCGTTTGAGTTGGAGAACCCTATACATCTCAAGCTGAGGTATAGTGGGAACCATGAACAACAAGCAGCAACTTCGGATGCTCATTTTGGCGGTGCTGGAGCGTCAGCCCGAACACGGCTACGCCATCGCGCAGGCCATCAAGGGACGCAGCGAGGGGCTGCTGAACGCCAAAGAAGGCACGCTTTACCCGGCGCTGCATTCTCTGGAAGCTGAGCAGTTGGTCGAAAGCAGCGAAACGGAAGTCGGCGGGCGCGTTCGCCGTGAGTACCGCCTGACCGAGCGGGGCCGCAAGGAACTCACGCGGGCACAGGGCGATTGGCAGCGCCAGATTCGGGCCGTGAGCGCGGTGATGGGCGGCGAGGGATGAGGCGGACGCGGGTGATCGGCTCGGCTCAGAGGTACTCCCGACCGGTCATTGCCACACCAATGACTTTTCAAGAGTGGCTAGACGCCGCCACACGCGGACTTCCCGCTTCGGCCCGCACCCGGCTTGAGCGCGAATACGCCGCGCACCTCGAAGACAGCTCAGTCTGCGTTCAAAGCGGCGTCCTCAGTCTGCTGGGGCGACCTGAAGCCGTGCGCCAATCGTTGCGGCGGCTGTATTTGTCGCAGGGCGAATTGGCGTGGCGCAGCAGCGGTCACTCGATTGGAATGGTGGTCAACGGGCTGGCGATTTTGGCGGTGTTTG harbors:
- a CDS encoding PadR family transcriptional regulator — translated: MNNKQQLRMLILAVLERQPEHGYAIAQAIKGRSEGLLNAKEGTLYPALHSLEAEQLVESSETEVGGRVRREYRLTERGRKELTRAQGDWQRQIRAVSAVMGGEG